A genomic window from Gossypium hirsutum isolate 1008001.06 chromosome D10, Gossypium_hirsutum_v2.1, whole genome shotgun sequence includes:
- the LOC107914603 gene encoding protein IQ-DOMAIN 14 has product MGKKGSWFSAIKRVFIPHSKEKLSNESDKRSGKEKKKKGLGKLRHGETNSFIPLFREPSSIEKILGEAEREHKLVFRPPTPPEQPTTPPFVPHKDASPRVPSQRIASPRIASPRAASPRTVSPPRAASPRAAPPKVVCPRPEPTLRNHHASATKIQAAYRGYMARRSFRAWKGLVRLQGVVRGQNVKRQTSTAMKRMQLLVRIQSQIQSRRIQMLENQARQEVHFKNDKEVESTLGKLAFSQASEAGNEDWDDSVLPKEEIEARMQRKVEAVIKRERAMAYAYSHQLWKTTPKPVHADIRTRGFPWWWNWLERQLSSSNTPESQGIKNFPLTPPRPNSELKPSPKPPLSSKQHQFMFDNMDTPTPKSTRSTTRPMQTPPSRILQGSSSGLSKYSRPRASGADSPFDLPLKDDDSLTSCPPFSVPNYMTPTVSAKAKARANSNLKEMFMGTPGSESSKRRVSFPLTQGIGSFKWSKGSLFSGKDSSSQKGLDKNQSLQSIGNLSVDSTVSMPATVGRKPFNRFV; this is encoded by the exons ATGGGAAAGAAAGGAAGTTGGTTTTCTGCAATTAAAAGGGTTTTCATACCACACTCCAAGGAAAAGCTAAGTAAT GAATCGGATAAACGAAGTggtaaagaaaagaagaagaaaggccTAGGAAAATTAAGGCATGGAGAAACCAATTCCTTTATTCCCCTCTTTAGAGAACCCAGCAGTATTGAGAAAATTCTTGGGGAGGCTGAAAGAGAGCATAAACTAGTATTCAGGCCTCCAACACCTCCAGAGCAGCCAACGACACCACCTTTTGTGCCTCATAAAGATGCTTCTCCAAGAGTTCCTTCACAGAGGATTGCCTCTCCTAGGATTGCTTCCCCGAGGGCTGCTTCTCCAAGAACCGTTTCCCCTCCACGAGCTGCTTCTCCAAGAGCTGCTCCACCTAAGGTCGTCTGTCCTCGACCAGAACCAACTTTAAGGAATCATCATGCTTCTGCTACGAAAATTCAAGCAGCCTATAGAGGTTATATG GCGAGGAGAAGTTTTCGAGCTTGGAAAGGCCTTGTGAGGCTTCAAGGAGTTGTTAGAGGTCAAAACGTGAAACGTCAAACTTCAACTGCAATGAAACGTATGCAGCTTTTGGTGCGAATACAGTCTCAGATTCAGTCACGCCGGATCCAGATGTTAGAAAACCAAGCACGACAAGAGGTTCATTTTAAGAATGATAAAGAAGTGGAGAGTACCTTGGGTAAATTGGCCTTCAGTCAGGCA TCCGAGGCAGGCAATGAAGACTGGGATGATAGTGTGCTACCAAAAGAAGAAATCGAGGCAAGAATGCAGAGGAAGGTAGAGGCAGTCATCAAGAGAGAGAGAGCCATGGCCTATGCATATTCCCACCAG CTATGGAAAACTACTCCAAAACCAGTTCACGCAGACATTCGCACTCGTGGATTTCCATGGTGGTGGAACTGGTTAGAACGTCAGCTATCTTCTAGCAACACTCCTGAAAGCCAAGGCATTAAGAATTTCCCGCTTACACCACCAAGGCCAAATTCCGAATTGAAGCCTAGTCCAAAACCGCCATTGAGCAGCAAGCAACATCAATTTATGTTTGACAATATGGACACTCCAACACCGAAATCTACAAGATCAACTACACGACCTATGCAAACTCCACCTAGTAGAATCCTACAAGGAAGCAGTTCAGGATTGTCAAAATATTCAAGACCGAGAGCTAGTGGAGCGGATTCGCCATTCGACTTGCCCTTGAAGGATGATGACAGCCTTACTAGCTGCCCACCATTTTCAGTTCCAAATTACATGACACCAACAGTTTCAGCGAAGGCCAAAGCAAGAGCCAACAGCAATCTGAAGGAGATGTTCATGGGGACTCCAGGAAGCGAGTCATCGAAGAGGCGGGTTTCATTCCCTTTGACACAAGGGATAGGATCATTCAAGTGGAGCAAAGGGTCTTTGTTTTCAGGCAAGGATTCAAGCTCTCAAAAGGGTTTAGATAAGAACCAATCGCTTCAATCTATAGGTAATTTGAGTGTGGATTCAACCGTTTCAATGCCTGCTACGGTTGGAAGAAAGCCATTTAACCGATTTGTGTGA